The genomic interval TAGATGTCTTGTGTTTGTACTCGCACAGGTCTTCGATGCGGCAGCTGCCGCATAGCGGCTTGCGAGCCTTGCACACATAGCGGCCATGCAGGATCAGCCAATGATGGGCGTCCAGGAGATACTCCTTGGGCACCAGTTTGACCAGTTTGCGCTCGACCTCCAGTACATTCTTGCCTGGCGCAATGTGGGTACGATTGCTTACCCGAAAGATGTGCGTATCCACCGCCATGGTGAAGTGCCCGAAGGCCGTGTTGAGCACCACATTGGCTGTCTTGCGGCCGACTCCGGGCAGCGCCTCCAGCGCTTCTCGATTGTCCGGAACCTGGCTGTTGTGCTTCTCGATGAGGAGGCGACAAGTCTCGATGATGTTTTTGGCCTTGCTATTGAACAGGCCGATACTCTTGATGTACTCGCTCAGCTCCGCAACTCCCAAGGCGAGTATGGCTTCTGGGGTGTTGGCCACTGGAAAGAGCTTGGCAGTAGCCTTGTTTACCCCGACGTCGGTAGCTTGAGCAGAGAGAATCACCGCGATTAGCAGCTCGAACGGCGTGCTGTAGACCAGTTCTGTGGTAGGGCTTGGGTTGTCTTCCTGGAAGCGGCGAAAGATCTCCCGACGTTTGGCTGCGTTCATGAGTAGTGGATTTCAGGTTGGATTTACTCGATCACCCCGGTAACCCGTACCCGACGGCTGGGGGCGGGAGCGTGTGGTTGCATGGCCTTGGCCCGCTCGGCGCGATGTTCATCGATCCGGTTCTTCAGTGCAATGAGAAGGCCGAGGACGATAAAGGCCCCGGGCGGCAATATGGCCAGCAGAAATCCCTTGTAGTCGTCGACCAGCACGATATGCCACTCGGTTGCTGCGGAGCCAAACAACAGATGCATGTTGGCAAATAATCCGCCAGTGCCGAACAGCTCGCGCAGTCCGCCCAGCATGACCAGCACTGCGGCAAAACCTAGCCCCATCATCAATCCGTCGAAACCGGCCAGCAGGGGAGAATGCTTGGCAGCGAAGCCGTCGGCGCGACCGAGTATCACGCAATTGGTCGTAATCAATGGAATGAAGATGCCGAGGATCTGGTAGAGCTCGTAGGTGAAGGCCTGCATCAGAAGTTCGATGCAGGTGGTCAGCGCAGCGATGATCATCACAAAGACCGGCAAACGTACAGCAGTATTTACCACTCTGCGCACCAGCGATACGGCCACGTTCGAGCAGCCCAGCACCAGCACCGTGGCCAGTCCGAGCCCCAGGGCATTGACGGTCGAGTTGCTTACACCGAGCAAAGGACAAAGTCCGAGCAGCTGAACCAGCGCCGGATTGTTCTTCCAGAGCCCGTTGAAGCTCAGTTCACGATAGCTCGGATTGCTCATGGTTTATTCCCCTGCCGCTCGACGAGCTGTGCGTTCAGAAGTGCCGCCTTGTTGGCCTGGAAATACTGCAAGGCCTGGTGAACTGCCTTGACCACGGCCCGCGGCGTGACGGTGGCTCCGGCGAACTGATCGAAAGCTCCGCCGTCCTTCTTCACAGCCCATCCGGAGTCATCCGGATTTCCAAGGGATTTACCCTTGAAGCCGAGAATCCAAGGATCCTTGGCCAGTTCGATGCGATCTCCCAGTCCAGGTGTTTCCCGGTGGCCAATGATCCGTACTCCAGCCAGTCGCCCATCGGCCAGGACACCGATCAGCAGATGGATAGCTCCACTGTAGCCGTCGGGAGCCGTGGCTCGGAAGATCACTGCAGTGGTCTGTCCATACTTGCGGGCGAGATGGGCCGGCTGCGGCCCGCGATGGCCGAGCAACGGCTCGTTGAGCAAGGCGGTATTGGCGAGTAGATCGTTATCGTAGCTGCCGCTCGGGAGAATCTCGCCCAAGGCACGAACCTGAGCCTGGCGCTCAGCGGCCTGGATCCGGTCGGCCGTACCCTGTTGGAGCAGGGTGACACCACCGACCGTAACTACTGCAAACAGCCCCAATACCAGAGCATTCTTCAACATCGAGCGACCGATTTCAGGCGCGGGCATGGTTCAGTCTCCCACCTTGAAGCCGCGCTCCGCCTTGCGATGCCCATAGGTGCGCGGACGGCTGAAATAGTCGATGGTCGGTGCAGCCAGGTTCATCAACAGCACGGCGAAGGC from Azotobacter salinestris carries:
- the nth gene encoding endonuclease III; the protein is MNAAKRREIFRRFQEDNPSPTTELVYSTPFELLIAVILSAQATDVGVNKATAKLFPVANTPEAILALGVAELSEYIKSIGLFNSKAKNIIETCRLLIEKHNSQVPDNREALEALPGVGRKTANVVLNTAFGHFTMAVDTHIFRVSNRTHIAPGKNVLEVERKLVKLVPKEYLLDAHHWLILHGRYVCKARKPLCGSCRIEDLCEYKHKTSND
- the rsxG gene encoding electron transport complex subunit RsxG, with amino-acid sequence MPAPEIGRSMLKNALVLGLFAVVTVGGVTLLQQGTADRIQAAERQAQVRALGEILPSGSYDNDLLANTALLNEPLLGHRGPQPAHLARKYGQTTAVIFRATAPDGYSGAIHLLIGVLADGRLAGVRIIGHRETPGLGDRIELAKDPWILGFKGKSLGNPDDSGWAVKKDGGAFDQFAGATVTPRAVVKAVHQALQYFQANKAALLNAQLVERQGNKP
- a CDS encoding electron transport complex subunit E, with the translated sequence MSNPSYRELSFNGLWKNNPALVQLLGLCPLLGVSNSTVNALGLGLATVLVLGCSNVAVSLVRRVVNTAVRLPVFVMIIAALTTCIELLMQAFTYELYQILGIFIPLITTNCVILGRADGFAAKHSPLLAGFDGLMMGLGFAAVLVMLGGLRELFGTGGLFANMHLLFGSAATEWHIVLVDDYKGFLLAILPPGAFIVLGLLIALKNRIDEHRAERAKAMQPHAPAPSRRVRVTGVIE